The Gossypium hirsutum isolate 1008001.06 chromosome A13, Gossypium_hirsutum_v2.1, whole genome shotgun sequence nucleotide sequence TATGGCATCAACTTAATTGCAGCAAGAAATACATCTATGCAATATCCTTGCACCTTATTTGTGCCATTGACTACTGAGACAAAGTCTCGGTAACTAACTCGATTTGGAACTACGATTCTTAATTCTCTTCCATTGTTTGGGAAAACCCAACCTCGAGGCTTTATTGTTTCTCCTCCAGGCCATACCACACTGTCCAGGTGTTGGTTTGAGCTAGAACGATTAGGCTTTTTTCCATAAAGTGTCTCTGGTGGCACAATGGAAAGACCAGAGTGGTTAGACCAGTATCCAACCTGTCGATACCCAGTTTCAACCGTATTAATAATGTCATACGAAGGATTTATGAGGAACCTGTCTTGATTAAACTGAACAGGGCCTGTCAAACCGGTCATCTTTGTCTCTATTACGTTCTTAAGCAACTGCTTCCCTCCATCAAATATACTTAATGCAGAAAGATTTAGATCCATCCCAGTAAGACTGATTAATCGTTCATCATTGGAAAACGAAATGGTGCTACCCTGATCAAATAACAACTTTACTGCACGAGCAATCATCCAGACAGTATCATAGGCAAAAAGACCATAAGGATTTAACCCAATAGAACCATTACTCAGCTGGTTCCAACGTGAAATAAAgtcccttttcctttttgaatCAGGTGTATGAGGGCGAAGCGTAAGTACTCCTCGGATCGAGTTTGCAGTCTCAGGTTTAAGTGGGGAAGTTGAATCTAAAACAGTGGATAGCCAAGTAGAAGCTATCCAAACATATCCCTTCTCCATCATTCCAAGGCTCTTGGCCACTTCAAAGACCAAGAGACCTGTTTTCGAGAAAGTGTTAAGAACAATAACCCGAGATTCCATCATTTGAATCTTAGCTAATTCTTTCAGAACATCACTTCTTTTCGCCATCGGGTCCGGTGGAAGTGTGGCTTTATAAGATATCCTGCAACGCCTCTCAGCAAGCTTATCATCTAACATAATTATACCATTTCGGTTCTGATCATCATCACTAAAAACAACAATCACTTCAGCCCAACCAAAGTAACTAACCATCTCAGCAATGGCAATCATCTGGAATTTGTCATTAGGTGCTGTTTGAACAAAGAACGGGTACTGCAGAGGTGACAGGCCGGGATCCAGGGCTGTGAATGACAATAATGGAACATGGAGCTCATTTGCAAGATGTGATAGAACATGTGCCATCACAGAACTTTGTGGACCAATTATCGCTACAGTGTCAGTCTCCATAAACTGCAATGCTAATGAATACCAAAAGAAATTGAAATCATTATCATTTCACCATGAAAACACTCCTCGAAAATGAGGCATAAGCATATAATCTGAACATCCGTATCGTTTCATCAGAAGCAGTAATATTTGTTTGGACTAATTCATTGTAAACATAGAGAACTAGAGATGGATATGAATGAAATTTAACTGAACTTTTACGGAGCTACGTGTTTGAAACAAGAGGAGACTAAATGCTATCAATAATGGGACATGGAGTCCATTTGCCAGAGGTGATAAAACATGTGCCATCATAGCAGTCTCCATAAACTGCCTACCAAAAGAAATTCACCATGAAAACACTCCTAAAAGATGAGGTATAAGCATGGCATGTGAATATCTATAGTGTTCCGTCAGAAAGTAGTAATATTTATCCTAATTCATTGTAAACATAGAGATCAACACGGGATACGAACGAAATTAACCGAACATATACGGAACTAAAGAGTTGGAAATAAAAGGAGAGTGGAAAGAGTATACCTCCAATAAAGCTAAGAAATGAACTGTAGTTTGAATCATGGAGGGCAACAGACAATTTCCTCCCACCAAGGATACCTGGATCAGAGTTTATATCATCCTCAGCTGCCTTCATTGCAACCTTTGCAACTTTCCCATTAATGGTGTCGAATGAGAAAATAGCTCCAACATTCACAACATTAGGCCCCAAAGCAGCCTCCTCTGAAAACACTTGAACAAAGAGAGTGAAAATTGAAAGCAACAAAACCAGGTTGGTCATGGTCATAAGCAATGACATTCCTGATCAatgaccatatatatatatcatcaaacagaTAATGAGCAAATACCCTAAACccaaaattaaccaaaatttttatATCCACAGATAAGTAAAGAGAATC carries:
- the LOC107894003 gene encoding glutamate receptor 3.2 isoform X2, whose protein sequence is MIQTTVHFLALLEFMETDTVAIIGPQSSVMAHVLSHLANELHVPLLSFTALDPGLSPLQYPFFVQTAPNDKFQMIAIAEMVSYFGWAEVIVVFSDDDQNRNGIIMLDDKLAERRCRISYKATLPPDPMAKRSDVLKELAKIQMMESRVIVLNTFSKTGLLVFEVAKSLGMMEKGYVWIASTWLSTVLDSTSPLKPETANSIRGVLTLRPHTPDSKRKRDFISRWNQLSNGSIGLNPYGLFAYDTVWMIARAVKLLFDQGSTISFSNDERLISLTGMDLNLSALSIFDGGKQLLKNVIETKMTGLTGPVQFNQDRFLINPSYDIINTVETGYRQVGYWSNHSGLSIVPPETLYGKKPNRSSSNQHLDSVVWPGGETIKPRGWVFPNNGRELRIVVPNRVSYRDFVSVVNGTNKVQGYCIDVFLAAIKLMPYAVPYRFIPFGNGHENPSYYELVSKIAAGVFDGAVGDIAIVTDRTRIVDFTQPYIESGLVVVAPVKKISSNPWSFSRPFTPLMWAVTAVFFLIVGSVVWVLEHRINDEFRGSPRQQFVTILTFSFSTMFFSHRENTVSTLGRLVLIIWLFVVLIINSSYTASLTSILTVQQLSSPIKGIDTLISSSEPIGFQIGSFAERYLAEELGIPKSRLVQLGSPEDYAHALEKRQVAAIVDERPYVDLFLSDRCEFSIRGQEFSKRAWGFAFPRDSPLAIDMSTAILALSENGELQKIHDKWLSRSACSSEKSEDEAEQLDLQSFWGLFLICGIACILALLVYSLLMFRQYSRRSPEELDSTNRNNSFSARLRTCLSFIDGKVENSKSSSKRKRDSMHSDV
- the LOC107894003 gene encoding glutamate receptor 3.2 isoform X1 — its product is MSLLMTMTNLVLLLSIFTLFVQVFSEEAALGPNVVNVGAIFSFDTINGKVAKVAMKAAEDDINSDPGILGGRKLSVALHDSNYSSFLSFIGALQFMETDTVAIIGPQSSVMAHVLSHLANELHVPLLSFTALDPGLSPLQYPFFVQTAPNDKFQMIAIAEMVSYFGWAEVIVVFSDDDQNRNGIIMLDDKLAERRCRISYKATLPPDPMAKRSDVLKELAKIQMMESRVIVLNTFSKTGLLVFEVAKSLGMMEKGYVWIASTWLSTVLDSTSPLKPETANSIRGVLTLRPHTPDSKRKRDFISRWNQLSNGSIGLNPYGLFAYDTVWMIARAVKLLFDQGSTISFSNDERLISLTGMDLNLSALSIFDGGKQLLKNVIETKMTGLTGPVQFNQDRFLINPSYDIINTVETGYRQVGYWSNHSGLSIVPPETLYGKKPNRSSSNQHLDSVVWPGGETIKPRGWVFPNNGRELRIVVPNRVSYRDFVSVVNGTNKVQGYCIDVFLAAIKLMPYAVPYRFIPFGNGHENPSYYELVSKIAAGVFDGAVGDIAIVTDRTRIVDFTQPYIESGLVVVAPVKKISSNPWSFSRPFTPLMWAVTAVFFLIVGSVVWVLEHRINDEFRGSPRQQFVTILTFSFSTMFFSHRENTVSTLGRLVLIIWLFVVLIINSSYTASLTSILTVQQLSSPIKGIDTLISSSEPIGFQIGSFAERYLAEELGIPKSRLVQLGSPEDYAHALEKRQVAAIVDERPYVDLFLSDRCEFSIRGQEFSKRAWGFAFPRDSPLAIDMSTAILALSENGELQKIHDKWLSRSACSSEKSEDEAEQLDLQSFWGLFLICGIACILALLVYSLLMFRQYSRRSPEELDSTNRNNSFSARLRTCLSFIDGKVENSKSSSKRKRDSMHSDV